The following proteins come from a genomic window of Sphaerisporangium rubeum:
- a CDS encoding GH1 family beta-glucosidase, which yields MTVTSRGTLPSYLTEGPAVFPEGFVWGAATASYQIEGAAQEDGRGVSVWDTFSHTPGKVASGHTGDVACDHYHRYPEDVALIADLGLEAYRFSVAWPRIQADGAGPVNPLGLDFYDRLVDALLARGVTPYTTLYHWDLPQALEDQGGWTARDTAYRFAEYAAAVHARLGDRVTHWTTLNEPWVTAFLGYGTGVHAPGRTGAAPALRAAHHFLLGHGLAAQALRSAGAREVMLVVNSSPVITPEQVADPAAAMSEADAEAVHRVDCLLNRQFLDPVQRGAYPEEVLRIAERHAGLGHIHDTDLRDIHQPADVIGVNYYNPCVVRSGPGRPANLAFPGTEDIEFADAGVPTTQMGWPIVPTGLSRMLARLSADYPEAGLMVTENGAAFPDTVTEDETGPRVHDTDRVAYLDTHLRAVHAAVSAGADVRGYLVWSLLDNFEWAEGYHRRFGIVHVDFATQRRTLKDSGLWYRDVVRENGVV from the coding sequence ATGACCGTCACCAGCCGGGGGACCCTGCCTTCCTATCTGACCGAAGGCCCGGCCGTCTTCCCCGAAGGTTTCGTCTGGGGTGCCGCCACGGCGTCCTACCAGATCGAGGGTGCGGCACAGGAGGACGGCCGCGGCGTCTCGGTCTGGGACACCTTCTCGCACACGCCGGGGAAGGTCGCCTCCGGCCACACCGGCGACGTCGCCTGCGACCACTACCACCGCTACCCCGAGGACGTGGCGCTGATCGCGGACCTCGGCCTGGAGGCGTACCGGTTCTCCGTGGCCTGGCCGAGGATCCAGGCCGACGGCGCCGGTCCGGTCAACCCTCTCGGCCTGGACTTCTACGACCGTCTGGTGGACGCGCTGCTGGCGCGCGGCGTCACGCCGTACACCACCCTGTACCACTGGGACCTGCCGCAGGCGCTGGAGGACCAAGGCGGGTGGACCGCACGCGACACCGCGTACCGCTTCGCCGAGTACGCCGCGGCCGTGCACGCGAGGCTCGGCGACCGGGTGACGCACTGGACCACCCTGAACGAGCCGTGGGTGACGGCGTTCCTCGGGTACGGCACCGGCGTGCACGCGCCGGGCCGCACCGGAGCGGCGCCGGCCCTGCGCGCCGCGCACCACTTCCTGCTCGGTCACGGCCTCGCCGCGCAGGCGCTGCGCTCGGCCGGCGCGCGCGAGGTGATGCTCGTCGTCAACTCCTCACCGGTGATCACCCCTGAGCAGGTCGCCGACCCCGCCGCCGCGATGTCCGAGGCGGACGCCGAGGCGGTGCACCGCGTGGACTGCCTGCTCAACCGGCAGTTCCTCGACCCGGTGCAACGCGGCGCCTACCCCGAGGAGGTGCTGCGCATCGCCGAGCGGCACGCCGGCCTCGGCCACATCCACGACACCGACCTGCGCGACATCCACCAGCCCGCCGACGTCATCGGCGTCAACTACTACAACCCGTGCGTCGTGCGGTCCGGCCCCGGCCGGCCGGCCAACCTGGCCTTCCCCGGCACCGAGGACATCGAGTTCGCCGACGCCGGCGTCCCCACCACCCAGATGGGCTGGCCCATCGTCCCCACCGGCCTGTCCCGCATGCTGGCCCGCCTGTCGGCCGACTACCCCGAAGCCGGTCTGATGGTCACCGAGAACGGCGCCGCGTTCCCCGACACCGTCACCGAGGACGAGACCGGCCCCCGTGTGCACGACACCGACCGGGTCGCCTACCTCGACACGCACCTGCGCGCCGTGCACGCCGCCGTGTCGGCCGGGGCCGACGTCCGCGGCTACCTGGTGTGGTCCCTGCTGGACAACTTCGAGTGGGCCGAGGGCTACCACCGCAGGTTCGGCATCGTGCACGTCGACTTCGCCACCCAGCGGCGCACCCTCAAGGACAGCGGCCTCTGGTACCGCGACGTCGTACGGGAGAACGGGGTGGTGTGA
- a CDS encoding sigma-70 family RNA polymerase sigma factor translates to MTRPGATAVAPEHAFAAHRVELTGFCYRMIGSAADAEDAVQETMVRAWRAWDRYDEARASVRTWLFAIAANVCADMLRGRARRAVPMDLGPAARPGSPVGEPLPAHAWVQPVHDDRVIGTGGDPADVVVARESIRLAFVAALQRLPPRQRAVLILRDVLAWTSAEVVTLLGGTVASVNSALQRARATMRDHLPAGPPPPPDPVRAELSRRYAAAFERHDVEALVALLHEDATMSMPPFPWWLRGVADIRQALLHSDFCRGSRLLPTAANGCAAFGHYVPADRDGVSEGPGRHRPWALIVVEARDGRFAAVHSFLDAAHDLPRFGLPAFLP, encoded by the coding sequence GTGACGCGGCCCGGCGCCACGGCCGTCGCGCCGGAGCACGCCTTCGCGGCACACCGGGTCGAGCTGACCGGGTTCTGCTACCGCATGATCGGCTCCGCCGCGGACGCCGAGGACGCCGTGCAGGAAACCATGGTGCGGGCCTGGCGTGCGTGGGACAGGTACGACGAGGCTCGTGCGAGCGTGCGGACGTGGTTGTTCGCCATCGCCGCCAACGTGTGCGCGGACATGCTGCGCGGCCGGGCCCGCCGTGCGGTCCCCATGGATCTCGGCCCGGCGGCGCGGCCGGGGTCCCCCGTCGGCGAGCCGCTGCCGGCGCACGCGTGGGTCCAGCCGGTGCACGACGACCGGGTGATCGGCACCGGCGGCGACCCCGCCGACGTGGTGGTGGCGCGCGAGTCGATCCGGCTGGCGTTCGTGGCGGCGCTTCAGCGCCTGCCGCCACGTCAGCGTGCCGTGCTGATCCTGCGCGACGTGCTCGCCTGGACGTCCGCCGAGGTCGTGACGCTGCTCGGCGGCACCGTGGCCTCGGTGAACAGCGCACTGCAACGGGCCCGCGCCACCATGCGTGACCACCTCCCCGCCGGTCCTCCCCCGCCGCCGGACCCCGTGCGCGCCGAGTTGTCCCGCCGGTACGCCGCCGCGTTCGAGCGCCACGACGTCGAGGCGCTGGTCGCGTTGCTGCACGAGGACGCCACCATGTCGATGCCGCCGTTCCCGTGGTGGCTGCGCGGCGTCGCGGACATCCGCCAGGCTCTCCTCCACAGCGATTTCTGCCGCGGCTCCCGCCTGCTTCCCACCGCCGCCAACGGATGCGCCGCGTTCGGTCACTACGTCCCCGCGGACCGCGACGGCGTGTCCGAGGGCCCGGGACGCCACCGGCCGTGGGCCCTGATCGTGGTGGAGGCGCGTGACGGCCGTTTCGCCGCCGTCCACTCGTTCCTCGACGCGGCCCACGACCTGCCTCGGTTCGGACTGCCGGCTTTCCTGCCGTAG
- a CDS encoding GNAT family N-acetyltransferase has product MLLSTDRLTVRRFHTGDAAALAAYRSDPEVARYQVWETPFSLERAVILTAAFATADPGEPGWFQYAIDLDGSLIGDIGVKLHQNHMQAKIGYTLAAAYQGKGYATEALTAFLGHLFTVRRLHRVSAGCDARNHRSARLLERLGFQREGLRRKHFWVKGEWTDDLLYGLLASEWPHTPSPGDTPA; this is encoded by the coding sequence GTGCTTCTCTCCACGGACCGCCTCACCGTCCGCCGGTTCCACACAGGCGACGCCGCCGCGCTCGCCGCCTACCGCTCCGACCCCGAAGTGGCCCGCTACCAGGTATGGGAGACCCCGTTCTCCCTGGAGCGCGCCGTCATCCTGACCGCCGCGTTCGCCACCGCCGACCCCGGCGAACCCGGCTGGTTCCAGTACGCCATCGACCTCGACGGCTCGCTCATCGGCGACATCGGCGTCAAACTCCACCAGAACCACATGCAGGCCAAGATCGGCTACACCCTCGCCGCCGCCTACCAGGGCAAGGGCTACGCCACCGAGGCCCTGACCGCGTTCCTCGGCCACCTGTTCACGGTCCGCCGTCTCCACCGCGTCTCCGCCGGCTGCGACGCGCGCAACCACCGCTCGGCACGCCTGCTCGAACGCCTCGGCTTCCAGCGCGAGGGCCTGCGCCGCAAGCACTTCTGGGTCAAAGGCGAGTGGACCGACGACCTGCTGTACGGCCTGCTCGCCTCCGAGTGGCCGCACACGCCGTCCCCCGGGGACACGCCGGCGTGA
- a CDS encoding GyrI-like domain-containing protein, which yields MTVRPLLDDREARPYAAIPITASFSRWGEVNALVPEMFTWLAAGGLSPAGPPFYRYWVAGDREREFRLEVGVPVAEPVEGDGRVIPGTIPAGRYLVAVHTGHPDRLAGTIKEVDAWAAENGVRFDTGVEDGVEVWRGRFDFWLTDPAESPDPETWSTELAYLTRSPTAQA from the coding sequence GTGACCGTGCGTCCCCTGCTCGACGACCGCGAAGCCCGTCCGTACGCCGCCATCCCCATCACCGCGTCCTTCTCCCGCTGGGGCGAGGTCAACGCTCTGGTCCCCGAGATGTTCACCTGGCTCGCCGCCGGCGGCCTGTCCCCCGCCGGCCCGCCGTTCTACCGCTACTGGGTGGCCGGCGACCGGGAGCGCGAGTTCCGCCTCGAGGTGGGGGTGCCGGTCGCCGAGCCGGTCGAGGGGGACGGCCGGGTCATCCCCGGCACGATCCCCGCCGGCCGGTACCTGGTGGCCGTGCACACCGGCCACCCCGACCGGCTGGCCGGCACCATCAAGGAGGTGGACGCGTGGGCCGCGGAGAACGGCGTCCGCTTCGACACCGGTGTGGAGGACGGCGTGGAGGTCTGGCGGGGACGTTTCGACTTCTGGCTGACCGACCCCGCCGAGTCCCCCGACCCGGAGACGTGGTCCACGGAACTGGCGTACCTCACCAGGTCGCCGACCGCTCAGGCATGA